A genomic segment from Enoplosus armatus isolate fEnoArm2 chromosome 12, fEnoArm2.hap1, whole genome shotgun sequence encodes:
- the chchd1 gene encoding small ribosomal subunit protein mS37, which produces MAAQGGIQFQEKVSRLLSRQNGKPVLKPNRTLALRDAVANRKLKKGEATCITEMSVLMACWKQNNFVDGLCSNELNGFYTCVEKAQAAMKNKSEQTSSIQGRRLHPKQATALLKRYPNLRTEI; this is translated from the exons ATGGCGGCGCAGGGAGGCATCCAGTTCCAGGAGAAGGTCAGCAGGCTGCTCAGCAGACAGAACGGAAAGCCGGTACTCAAACCCAACAGGACTCTGGCTTTGAGAGATGCTGTAGCCAACCGCAAACTGAAGAAAGGAG AGGCCACCTGTATCACGGAGATGTCCGTCCTGATGGCCTGTTGGAAGCAGAACAACTTTGTGGACGGCCTGTGCTCTAATGAGCTGAACGGCTTCTACACTTGTGTTGAGAAGGCTCAG GCTGCTATGAAGAATAAATCTGAACAGACATCCAGCATCCAGGGAAGACGTCTGCACCCAAAACAAGCCACCGCCCTGCTGAAGAGATATCCCAACCTGCGCACTGAGATCTAG